One segment of Streptomyces bathyalis DNA contains the following:
- the ehuD gene encoding ectoine/hydroxyectoine ABC transporter permease subunit EhuD produces MTWDWSAVGDFMPRLWDGVLLTLQALVLGSLIAFALGLVWALAQRSTLKIVSWPVTAVTEFIRNTPLLVQLFFLYFVLPEWNITFSALVTGVIGLGLHYSTYTAEVYRAGIDGVPVGQWEACTALSLPRTRTWSAVILPQAIRRVVPALGNYVIAMLKDSPMIATIGALEMLGQARQFSAETFQPTEPITVIGIVFILIAYPASLLMRALERRLVH; encoded by the coding sequence ATGACTTGGGACTGGTCCGCAGTCGGCGATTTCATGCCGCGCCTGTGGGACGGCGTGCTGCTCACGCTCCAAGCGCTGGTGCTGGGATCCCTCATCGCCTTCGCCCTGGGTCTGGTCTGGGCGCTCGCCCAGCGGTCGACCCTGAAGATCGTGAGCTGGCCCGTCACGGCCGTCACGGAGTTCATCCGCAACACCCCGCTGCTGGTGCAGCTGTTCTTCCTCTACTTCGTACTGCCCGAGTGGAACATCACCTTCTCCGCACTGGTGACGGGCGTGATCGGCCTCGGGCTGCACTACTCGACGTACACGGCGGAGGTATACCGCGCCGGCATCGACGGCGTGCCCGTCGGGCAGTGGGAAGCGTGCACGGCACTCAGCCTGCCGCGCACCCGCACCTGGAGTGCGGTGATCCTCCCGCAGGCGATCCGACGCGTGGTGCCCGCACTGGGCAACTACGTCATCGCGATGCTGAAGGACTCACCGATGATCGCGACCATCGGTGCACTCGAAATGCTGGGCCAGGCCCGTCAGTTCAGTGCCGAGACCTTCCAGCCGACCGAGCCGATCACGGTCATCGGCATCGTCTTCATTCTGATCGCATACCCGGCATCCCTGCTGATGAGAGCCCTGGAGCGTCGACTTGTCCACTGA
- a CDS encoding lytic polysaccharide monooxygenase auxiliary activity family 9 protein, translating into MRKRITAAVVGLGLGGAAMFFTGGSAQGHGFSTDPASRQANCADGKVTGCGAIENEPQSVEGPKGFPEAGPEDGSICAGGNESFKELDDPRGGDWPATELKAGADHTFKWSMTAMHSTTDFKFYVTKDGWDPGKKLTRADLEPKPFLTVDMNGEKPPAEWTGKGQLPEGKSGRHLILGVWTIADTANAFYSCSDVKF; encoded by the coding sequence ATGCGCAAGAGGATCACAGCGGCCGTCGTAGGACTGGGACTTGGCGGCGCTGCCATGTTCTTCACCGGCGGCTCGGCACAAGGGCACGGCTTCAGCACCGACCCCGCCAGCCGCCAGGCGAACTGCGCCGACGGCAAGGTCACCGGCTGCGGAGCCATCGAGAACGAGCCACAGAGCGTCGAGGGACCCAAGGGCTTCCCCGAGGCCGGCCCCGAGGACGGGTCCATCTGCGCGGGCGGCAACGAGAGCTTCAAGGAGCTCGACGACCCGCGCGGCGGCGACTGGCCCGCCACCGAGCTCAAGGCGGGCGCGGACCACACCTTCAAGTGGTCCATGACGGCGATGCATTCGACGACGGACTTCAAGTTCTACGTCACCAAGGACGGGTGGGACCCGGGCAAGAAGCTCACCCGGGCCGACCTGGAGCCGAAGCCGTTCCTGACCGTCGACATGAACGGCGAGAAGCCTCCCGCCGAGTGGACGGGGAAGGGCCAGCTGCCGGAGGGCAAGTCGGGACGGCACCTGATCCTCGGGGTGTGGACGATCGCCGACACCGCCAATGCCTTCTACTCCTGCTCCGACGTGAAGTTCTGA
- the ehuB gene encoding ectoine/hydroxyectoine ABC transporter substrate-binding protein EhuB produces MAPPPGKNTGNAGKAGRSLGRRSMLAGAASLTALGTLGATTACSRVSSARTGDGGDLLERLKAQGTVRLGIAGEQPYSYIDTNGELTGSSPAIARVIFGRLGIDNVQPLPTEFNSLIPGLNSQQFDVVAAGMYINPERCQQVIFADPEYEMRDAFIVRKGNPKGLHSYKDIADKGAKMATGVGYAEIDYAKDAGVKEGDIKLLPDQLAGLLEVQGGRADVFAGTAITVRNVVKQSKSGKTEYTDDFVPTLDGKPDLGTGAFAFRKSESNLRDAFNEELHKMKKSGELFRIMKPFGFVEREMTTKTAKERCK; encoded by the coding sequence ATGGCTCCACCACCAGGCAAAAACACCGGAAATGCCGGGAAAGCCGGCAGAAGTCTGGGACGCCGCTCGATGCTCGCAGGTGCGGCATCGCTGACGGCGCTCGGAACGCTGGGTGCCACCACGGCCTGCAGCCGTGTGTCCAGCGCCCGAACCGGGGACGGGGGCGATCTGCTGGAGAGACTGAAGGCGCAGGGCACGGTCAGGCTGGGCATCGCGGGCGAGCAGCCCTACAGCTACATCGACACCAACGGTGAGCTGACCGGTTCCTCCCCTGCCATCGCGCGGGTCATCTTCGGACGGCTCGGCATCGACAACGTGCAGCCTCTGCCGACCGAGTTCAACTCGCTCATCCCGGGTCTCAACTCCCAGCAGTTCGACGTGGTCGCTGCCGGCATGTACATCAACCCGGAGCGGTGCCAGCAAGTGATCTTCGCCGACCCCGAGTACGAGATGCGGGACGCGTTCATCGTTCGCAAGGGCAACCCCAAGGGCCTGCACAGCTACAAGGACATCGCCGACAAGGGCGCCAAGATGGCCACCGGCGTGGGCTACGCGGAGATCGACTACGCGAAGGACGCCGGGGTCAAGGAGGGCGACATCAAGCTGCTCCCCGACCAGCTCGCCGGTCTGCTGGAGGTCCAGGGCGGTCGCGCGGACGTCTTCGCGGGCACCGCGATCACGGTGCGCAACGTCGTGAAGCAGTCCAAGAGCGGCAAGACGGAGTACACCGATGACTTCGTGCCCACGCTGGACGGCAAGCCCGACCTGGGAACCGGCGCCTTCGCCTTCCGCAAGAGCGAGAGCAATCTCCGCGACGCCTTCAACGAGGAGCTCCACAAGATGAAGAAGAGCGGCGAACTCTTCCGCATCATGAAGCCCTTCGGGTTCGTCGAGCGGGAGATGACGACCAAGACCGCGAAGGAGCGGTGCAAATGA
- the ehuA gene encoding ectoine/hydroxyectoine ABC transporter ATP-binding protein EhuA → MSTESSTSKETKNPAVDGSELIQFKDVTKRFGSNVVLDNLCFDVASGKHVTLIGPSGSGKTTILRLLMTLVKPEEGTIKVAGEYLTHEEKDGKLVPAGERHSREVRKNIGMVFQQFNLFPNMKVLRNITEAPVHVLGLSGDEAEQRARELLELVGLTDQIDKYPSQLSGGQQQRVAIARALAMRPQVLLLDEVTSALDPELVAGVLDVLRDIAHTTDITMLCVTHEMNFARDISDDVLMFDAGRVIESGAPDKIFSEPEHERTREFLSAVL, encoded by the coding sequence TTGTCCACTGAGAGCAGCACTTCGAAGGAAACCAAGAATCCGGCCGTCGACGGCAGTGAACTGATCCAGTTCAAGGACGTCACCAAGCGGTTCGGCAGCAACGTCGTACTCGACAACCTGTGTTTCGACGTCGCCTCCGGCAAGCACGTCACTCTCATCGGCCCGTCGGGATCCGGGAAGACCACGATCCTGCGGCTGCTGATGACCCTGGTGAAGCCGGAGGAAGGCACGATCAAGGTCGCCGGCGAGTACCTCACGCACGAGGAGAAGGACGGGAAGCTGGTGCCCGCGGGCGAGCGCCACTCCCGCGAGGTGCGCAAGAACATCGGCATGGTGTTCCAGCAGTTCAACCTCTTCCCCAACATGAAGGTGCTGCGGAACATCACCGAGGCGCCCGTCCACGTGCTGGGCCTGTCCGGTGACGAGGCGGAGCAGCGCGCCCGCGAGCTGCTCGAACTCGTCGGTCTGACCGACCAGATCGACAAGTACCCGAGCCAGCTCTCCGGTGGTCAGCAGCAGCGCGTGGCCATCGCACGCGCGCTGGCGATGCGTCCGCAGGTCCTGCTGCTGGACGAGGTCACCTCGGCGCTCGACCCGGAGCTGGTGGCGGGTGTGCTCGACGTCCTCCGGGACATCGCGCACACCACGGACATCACCATGCTGTGTGTCACGCACGAGATGAACTTCGCCCGCGACATTTCCGACGACGTGCTGATGTTCGACGCGGGCCGGGTCATCGAGTCGGGTGCGCCGGACAAGATCTTCAGCGAGCCGGAGCACGAGCGCACCAGGGAGTTCCTGAGCGCCGTGCTGTAA
- the ehuC gene encoding ectoine/hydroxyectoine ABC transporter permease subunit EhuC, whose translation MTDLTAGLWELLLKGVWLTVQLTVFSALLGATVAFVVGVGRTHRLRFVRFLSGTYMEIFRGTSALVLMFWIFFVLPVAFGWQLVPMWAAVLALGLSYGAYGSEIVRGALAAVAPAQQEAGIALSFSPWQRLTKIVLPQAWPEMIPPANNLLIELLKGTALVSIMGVADITFGASLVRNATGQSAPVYTIILVMYFVLAFVLTRGMRVLERHAKAGIGQAPPEKSLGARRRASVPRQADASRDVPTAGGAS comes from the coding sequence ATGACGGACCTTACCGCGGGTCTGTGGGAGCTGCTGCTGAAGGGCGTCTGGCTGACGGTCCAGCTGACGGTCTTCAGCGCCCTGCTCGGCGCCACCGTGGCCTTCGTGGTCGGTGTGGGCCGCACCCACCGGCTGCGCTTCGTGCGCTTCCTCTCCGGTACGTACATGGAGATCTTCCGCGGAACCTCGGCGCTGGTGCTGATGTTCTGGATCTTCTTCGTGCTCCCGGTCGCCTTCGGCTGGCAGCTCGTCCCCATGTGGGCGGCGGTCCTGGCACTCGGCCTGTCCTACGGCGCGTACGGATCGGAGATCGTGCGCGGCGCGCTCGCGGCCGTGGCCCCGGCGCAGCAGGAGGCGGGCATCGCGCTGAGCTTCAGCCCCTGGCAGCGGCTCACCAAGATCGTGCTGCCGCAGGCGTGGCCCGAGATGATCCCGCCCGCCAACAACCTGCTGATCGAACTGCTCAAGGGCACCGCCCTGGTGTCGATCATGGGTGTCGCGGACATCACCTTCGGTGCCTCGCTGGTGCGCAACGCGACCGGGCAGAGTGCGCCCGTCTATACGATCATCCTGGTGATGTACTTCGTACTCGCCTTCGTCCTCACCCGTGGCATGCGCGTGCTGGAGCGCCATGCCAAGGCGGGTATCGGCCAGGCTCCGCCCGAGAAGAGCCTGGGCGCACGCCGCCGGGCCAGCGTGCCGCGTCAGGCCGACGCCTCCCGTGACGTTCCCACCGCCGGAGGTGCCTCATGA
- a CDS encoding IclR family transcriptional regulator, translating into MGLKPEHSAPFHSVRYALRVLEAIAAHRDGVTEADLSQETGLPPGHLAHLLAMLCRENYAEQLSDGSYIVGESLVLLGSGGDRERALDERLQRTLADLRDTVGAAVYLSRYKDGELEVTGYADSPAMPAVNEWVDFRSALHATAIGKCLLGQLDHNGRKDHLSRHRTARLTSRTITDERLLLNTLDRQPPTVPVLDLQEYAVGTVCAAVPVTAGSSVGCLALSLPVEHAHRLRRAAETLSSKAAPVMLSLAI; encoded by the coding sequence GTGGGGCTGAAGCCGGAGCACAGCGCGCCGTTCCACTCAGTGCGGTACGCGCTGCGTGTGCTCGAGGCGATCGCCGCGCACCGCGACGGCGTCACGGAGGCGGACCTCTCGCAGGAGACCGGGCTGCCTCCGGGCCATCTCGCGCACCTGCTGGCGATGCTCTGCCGGGAGAACTACGCGGAACAGCTCTCGGACGGCTCGTACATCGTCGGTGAGTCGCTGGTGCTGCTCGGCTCCGGCGGCGACCGTGAACGCGCCCTGGACGAACGCCTCCAGCGCACCCTCGCCGATCTGCGGGACACCGTCGGCGCGGCCGTCTATCTCAGCCGCTACAAGGACGGCGAGCTGGAGGTCACCGGGTACGCGGACAGCCCGGCGATGCCCGCGGTGAACGAATGGGTCGACTTCCGCTCGGCGCTGCACGCGACGGCGATCGGCAAGTGCCTTCTCGGTCAGCTCGACCACAACGGCCGCAAGGACCACCTCTCCCGGCACAGGACGGCACGTCTGACCTCCCGGACGATCACCGACGAGAGGCTCCTCCTGAACACGCTCGACCGGCAGCCTCCGACCGTCCCCGTGCTGGATCTGCAGGAGTACGCGGTGGGCACGGTGTGCGCGGCGGTGCCCGTGACCGCCGGCTCCTCCGTGGGATGTCTCGCACTGTCCCTTCCGGTGGAGCACGCCCACCGGCTGCGTCGCGCCGCGGAGACGCTCAGCAGCAAGGCGGCCCCGGTGATGCTCTCGCTCGCCATCTGA